In Streptomyces nojiriensis, one genomic interval encodes:
- a CDS encoding roadblock/LC7 domain-containing protein: MSTVPPETEAEILAELRRLRARVPQLTGALAASADGFVLAQDSAAAEAESIAALTAAALGVAQRLSDCTGQGAFRELLVRGEDGYVATYAAGLAAVLTLTAEPRVNVGRLHLEARRSSLRIAELIDHTLGRRGPGVPSG; the protein is encoded by the coding sequence ATGAGTACGGTGCCCCCCGAGACGGAGGCCGAGATACTCGCCGAGCTCCGCAGGCTGCGGGCCCGGGTACCCCAGCTCACCGGTGCCCTCGCCGCGAGCGCCGACGGTTTCGTGCTCGCCCAGGACAGTGCCGCCGCCGAGGCGGAGTCCATCGCGGCCCTGACCGCCGCCGCCCTCGGGGTGGCCCAGCGACTCAGCGACTGCACCGGTCAGGGCGCCTTCCGCGAACTGCTCGTGCGCGGTGAGGACGGATACGTCGCCACCTACGCGGCGGGCCTGGCGGCGGTCCTCACCCTGACCGCCGAGCCGCGCGTCAACGTCGGACGCCTCCACCTCGAGGCCCGGCGCTCCAGTCTCCGGATAGCAGAACTGATCGACCACACCCTCGGGCGACGGGGCCCCGGAGTCCCATCCGGGTGA
- a CDS encoding transcriptional regulator, producing the protein MTTPATATAANAFAAVSPLLTRLAAERATGALLRDRGTLFLEDGRIVHAESPATPGLDVLLTTGGGLAPERWREAVDRAGARRQVARFLVDSGGLADGELEICHLAAIFDAAFFALSPGSGPSRFRRGATHWIGSVRSVPAAAVERETRRRRDLLDAVWPYPLLDTSPVVPRAAAPGQTITSRQRTLLGQADGLRTPADLAWVLGRPAFHTLLDVRRLAAAGLVETPHTPAPPPAVAPLPDWMTEAQSPDVALLRRLRDALEASL; encoded by the coding sequence ATGACCACCCCGGCCACCGCCACGGCCGCGAACGCCTTCGCCGCAGTCTCCCCCCTTCTCACCCGACTCGCCGCGGAGCGGGCCACCGGCGCCCTGCTCCGCGACCGCGGCACCCTCTTCCTGGAGGACGGCCGCATCGTGCACGCGGAGAGCCCGGCCACCCCCGGTCTCGACGTACTGCTCACCACCGGCGGCGGCCTCGCGCCCGAGCGCTGGCGCGAGGCCGTGGACCGGGCCGGTGCCCGCCGCCAGGTCGCCCGCTTCCTCGTGGACAGCGGCGGGCTCGCCGACGGGGAGCTGGAGATATGCCACCTCGCCGCGATATTCGACGCCGCCTTCTTCGCACTCTCCCCGGGCAGCGGGCCCTCCCGCTTCCGCCGCGGGGCCACCCACTGGATCGGCTCCGTCCGTTCCGTTCCCGCCGCCGCCGTCGAACGGGAGACCCGGCGCCGTCGGGACCTGCTCGACGCGGTCTGGCCGTACCCCCTGCTGGACACCTCCCCGGTGGTACCCCGGGCGGCCGCGCCGGGCCAGACGATCACCTCCCGGCAGCGGACCCTGCTGGGCCAGGCCGACGGCCTGCGCACCCCGGCCGACCTCGCGTGGGTCCTGGGCCGGCCCGCTTTCCACACCCTGCTCGACGTACGGCGCCTCGCGGCGGCCGGACTGGTCGAGACCCCGCACACCCCGGCCCCGCCGCCGGCCGTGGCGCCCCTGCCCGACTGGATGACCGAGGCCCAATCCCCGGACGTGGCGCTGCTCCGCCGGTTACGCGACGCACTGGAGGCAAGTCTGTGA
- a CDS encoding helix-turn-helix domain-containing protein — MGTDHSQKDSTPTLIGSVQRALRLLEAMSAEGGVTAKRLARLTGIPLPTVYHLLRTLTHEGYVQREGGSFRLADDLPLAS, encoded by the coding sequence ATGGGCACCGACCACAGTCAGAAGGACAGCACACCCACCCTGATCGGCTCCGTGCAGCGCGCACTGCGCCTCCTGGAGGCGATGTCGGCGGAAGGCGGGGTGACCGCCAAGCGGCTCGCCCGGCTCACCGGGATCCCCCTGCCCACCGTCTACCACCTGCTGCGCACCCTCACCCATGAGGGCTACGTGCAGCGCGAGGGAGGGTCGTTCCGCCTCGCGGACGATCTTCCGCTCGCTTCGTGA
- a CDS encoding DUF6461 domain-containing protein, with product MADTTEDVADGIRWLADWDQWFAGLTFARGIAPDELAARLGALPGVHPGPLGALDAWSMVTETVDGDGVARVGSWGGWSFAVEHGQPAGAERLAEVSRGGAEAVHLDPQPDHPPKQFAYARDGELVCCFGLGEECWRGGHRPDFLLPELIAAGILTPDGACARPADEADTDRDRHTLAVVERRFGLSLPRHLIADTPLPAYVTCTH from the coding sequence ATGGCGGACACGACCGAGGACGTGGCGGACGGAATCCGGTGGCTGGCCGACTGGGACCAGTGGTTCGCCGGTCTGACCTTCGCCCGGGGGATAGCCCCCGATGAACTCGCCGCGCGGCTCGGCGCGCTGCCGGGCGTCCACCCCGGGCCGCTGGGCGCGCTCGACGCCTGGAGCATGGTCACCGAGACCGTGGACGGCGACGGCGTGGCCCGGGTCGGCAGCTGGGGCGGCTGGTCCTTCGCCGTCGAACACGGTCAGCCGGCCGGAGCGGAACGGCTCGCCGAGGTCTCCCGGGGCGGCGCGGAGGCCGTCCACCTCGACCCGCAGCCCGACCACCCGCCCAAGCAGTTCGCGTACGCCCGGGACGGCGAGCTGGTGTGCTGCTTCGGCCTCGGCGAGGAGTGCTGGCGCGGCGGCCACCGGCCGGACTTCCTGCTCCCGGAGCTGATCGCGGCCGGGATCCTCACCCCGGACGGCGCGTGCGCCCGGCCGGCCGACGAGGCGGACACGGACCGCGACCGCCACACCCTCGCCGTCGTGGAACGCCGCTTCGGGCTGTCCCTGCCGCGCCACCTGATCGCGGACACCCCCCTCCCGGCGTACGTGACCTGCACGCACTAG
- a CDS encoding TetR/AcrR family transcriptional regulator: protein MRQNPQRRAALLDAAIEVLAREGSRGLTLRAVDAEAGVPTGTASNYFANRSQLLVQILHRTRERLVPDPADLAGPLDTEVLLTRLLERMRRERSVHIAMLELRLEGTRRPELQAELASFQGLELEANIRWHLDAGLPGDRQGVVLMYLAMLGLIVDDLTAPAMLEAHPAHGLIRTMVERLLPEKPAD from the coding sequence ATGCGCCAGAACCCGCAGCGCCGCGCCGCACTGCTCGACGCCGCCATCGAAGTCCTGGCGCGCGAGGGCTCGCGCGGCCTGACCCTGCGCGCCGTGGACGCCGAGGCGGGCGTGCCCACGGGTACCGCCTCGAACTACTTCGCCAACCGGTCCCAGCTGCTCGTACAGATCCTGCACCGCACCCGGGAGCGGCTGGTCCCCGACCCGGCCGACCTCGCCGGCCCGCTGGACACCGAGGTCCTGCTCACCCGGCTCCTGGAACGGATGCGGCGGGAGCGCAGCGTGCACATCGCCATGCTGGAGCTGCGGCTGGAGGGTACCCGGCGCCCCGAGCTCCAGGCGGAGCTCGCGTCCTTCCAGGGCCTGGAACTGGAGGCCAACATCAGATGGCACCTGGACGCCGGCCTGCCCGGGGACCGGCAGGGCGTGGTCCTGATGTACCTGGCGATGCTCGGCCTGATCGTGGACGACCTGACCGCGCCCGCCATGCTGGAGGCGCACCCGGCGCACGGGCTCATTCGGACGATGGTCGAGCGCCTCCTCCCGGAGAAGCCCGCGGACTGA
- a CDS encoding helix-turn-helix domain-containing protein, whose translation MERIIEEIREDLSRRIAVAADRLADRTLAEDPAYAALLGRAELRERIHHTLRQAVEGLLRTSRGLPVELAEARAVGALRAEQGLPLTSLLRTHRRGGRLLWQSLTEAVTAHDRAALPRLLPGATALWDVLDQMTDAMTESYRLTESAHGDRDRERRAALLDVLLDGGDGLSATAAEVSAAGVPAAGAAAAQLGLPERGRFTVVVLAGDASGIQAAPTTAAGPGAASAPRVLWRIRTDGEIGLVELGHHPLESVRELLAPLGVRAGVGPVVTAPAEVARAHRLAALALRTAPESEGPRTALLDERLPAALVAAQAELAGRLRQVVLGPVLALPAADRRTLLTTLGTWLACRGSTTDAAQRLYCHRNTVSNRLRRLEQLTGRSLSDPRQVVELALAHSAVLQRVEAEPATRPAAPDPRAARTPGGTVRRSPRRPA comes from the coding sequence ATGGAGCGGATCATCGAGGAGATACGCGAGGACCTGTCCCGCCGGATCGCCGTGGCGGCGGACCGGCTCGCCGACCGCACGCTGGCCGAGGACCCCGCCTACGCCGCCCTGCTGGGCCGGGCCGAGCTGCGCGAGCGGATCCACCACACCCTCCGCCAGGCCGTCGAGGGGCTGCTCCGCACCTCCCGGGGCCTGCCGGTGGAGCTCGCCGAAGCCCGGGCCGTCGGCGCGCTCCGTGCCGAGCAGGGGCTGCCGCTCACCTCCCTGCTGCGCACCCACCGCCGTGGCGGCCGGCTGCTCTGGCAGAGCCTCACGGAGGCCGTGACCGCGCACGACCGGGCGGCGCTGCCCCGGCTGCTGCCCGGCGCGACCGCGTTGTGGGACGTGCTGGACCAGATGACGGACGCCATGACGGAGTCGTACCGTCTGACGGAGTCCGCGCACGGCGACCGGGACCGGGAGCGCCGGGCGGCCCTGCTGGACGTGCTGCTCGACGGCGGGGACGGGCTGTCGGCCACGGCCGCGGAAGTCTCCGCCGCCGGAGTCCCGGCGGCCGGAGCGGCCGCCGCACAGCTGGGGCTGCCGGAGCGGGGCCGGTTCACGGTGGTCGTGCTGGCCGGTGACGCGTCCGGCATCCAGGCCGCGCCGACCACAGCGGCCGGGCCCGGAGCCGCGTCGGCTCCGCGCGTGCTGTGGCGCATCCGCACCGACGGGGAGATCGGCCTGGTGGAGCTCGGCCACCATCCGCTGGAGTCCGTACGGGAGCTGCTCGCGCCCCTCGGGGTGCGCGCCGGGGTCGGTCCGGTCGTCACGGCGCCGGCCGAGGTGGCCCGGGCGCACCGGCTGGCCGCCCTCGCACTGCGCACCGCCCCCGAGTCCGAGGGCCCGCGCACCGCGCTGCTGGACGAACGGCTGCCGGCGGCGCTGGTCGCGGCCCAGGCCGAGCTGGCGGGCCGGCTGCGCCAGGTGGTGCTCGGTCCGGTGCTCGCGCTGCCCGCGGCGGACCGGCGGACGCTCCTGACGACCCTGGGCACCTGGCTGGCCTGCCGGGGCTCGACCACGGACGCCGCGCAGCGGCTGTACTGCCACCGCAACACCGTCTCCAACCGGCTGCGGCGCCTCGAGCAGCTCACCGGCCGCTCCCTGTCGGACCCCCGGCAGGTGGTGGAGCTGGCGCTGGCGCACTCGGCGGTGCTGCAGCGCGTCGAAGCAGAACCCGCTACCCGTCCCGCCGCGCCGGATCCGCGGGCCGCGCGGACTCCAGGAGGTACGGTACGTCGATCACCGCGACGCCCGGCGTGA
- a CDS encoding APC family permease: MRRINVKRMLVGEPLDTARLGETLLPKRLALPIFCSDPLSSVAYATEEILLILALGGVALLHLTWYAAAAIVFLLTVVVASYRQTCHAYPGGGGAYVVSSENLGQTAALTAASALLVDYVMTVAVSVVSGVSAITSAVPSLSDHEVVLSVAFVVLLTLMNLRGVRESGRIFAIPTYGFVLVIYLMFAVAAVRLGTGDTIRAESADLPITPVDTYTGLALVFLTMRAFASGCTALTGVEAISNGVPAFRKPKADNAATTLAAMGVLSVTMFVGITALAMSYQVHVAADPTELGLPPGTATSTALAQIGRATFGSWNFLFYLLQAVTAGVLILAANTAFNGFPMLASILAKDRYAPRQLFNRGDRLVYSNGVVLLALAAIALIVAFDAELTRLIQLYIIGVFVSFTLSQSGMVRHWRKVLASPATAREERIHIHRRRAINAVGATLTGLVLVIVLLTKFTHGAWLVVIAMPLLFLGMKAVRRHYDQVARQVAIDPGATPRRPARHHVLVLVAAVQAPTLKAIGYAQGLRPDTLTAVTVAADEQEAARLREAWAAHDTGLPLKILHSPYREVVGPILAHVEELAAGSRTDMLSVVIPEYVVGHWWEQPLHNQNALRLKARLLFTPGVAVIDVPYLLESARPADPARRDG; this comes from the coding sequence ATGAGGCGTATCAATGTGAAACGCATGCTGGTCGGCGAACCCCTCGACACCGCCCGCCTGGGCGAGACCCTGCTGCCCAAAAGACTTGCCCTGCCGATCTTCTGCAGCGACCCGCTCTCCTCCGTGGCCTACGCCACCGAGGAGATCCTGCTGATCCTCGCCCTCGGCGGCGTCGCACTGCTGCACCTCACCTGGTACGCGGCCGCCGCCATCGTCTTCCTGCTCACCGTCGTCGTCGCCTCGTACCGGCAGACCTGCCACGCGTACCCGGGCGGAGGCGGCGCCTACGTCGTCAGCTCGGAGAACCTCGGGCAGACCGCCGCGCTCACCGCCGCCAGCGCCCTCCTCGTCGACTACGTGATGACCGTCGCGGTCTCCGTCGTCTCCGGCGTCTCCGCCATCACCTCCGCCGTTCCCTCCCTCAGCGACCACGAAGTGGTCCTCTCCGTCGCCTTCGTGGTGCTGCTGACCCTCATGAACCTGCGCGGCGTAAGGGAGTCGGGCCGCATCTTCGCCATCCCCACCTACGGCTTCGTCCTCGTCATCTACCTCATGTTCGCCGTCGCCGCCGTACGGCTCGGCACCGGCGACACCATCCGCGCCGAGTCCGCCGACCTCCCGATCACCCCGGTCGACACCTACACCGGACTCGCCCTGGTGTTCCTCACGATGCGCGCCTTCGCCTCCGGATGCACCGCCCTCACGGGCGTCGAGGCCATCAGCAACGGCGTCCCCGCCTTCCGCAAGCCCAAGGCGGACAACGCCGCGACCACGCTCGCCGCCATGGGCGTGCTCTCCGTGACGATGTTCGTCGGCATCACCGCCCTGGCCATGTCGTACCAGGTGCACGTCGCCGCCGACCCCACCGAACTGGGCCTGCCCCCGGGCACCGCGACCTCCACCGCCCTCGCCCAGATCGGCCGCGCCACCTTCGGCAGCTGGAACTTCCTCTTCTACCTCCTCCAGGCCGTCACCGCGGGCGTCCTGATCCTCGCCGCGAACACCGCCTTCAACGGCTTCCCGATGCTCGCCTCGATCCTGGCCAAGGACCGGTACGCGCCCCGCCAGCTCTTCAACCGCGGCGACAGGCTCGTCTACTCCAACGGCGTCGTACTCCTCGCACTCGCCGCCATCGCCCTCATCGTGGCCTTCGACGCCGAACTGACCCGCCTCATCCAGCTCTACATCATCGGCGTCTTCGTCTCCTTCACCCTCTCCCAGTCGGGCATGGTCCGGCACTGGCGCAAGGTGCTCGCCTCACCCGCCACCGCGCGCGAGGAGCGGATCCACATCCACCGCAGGCGCGCCATCAACGCCGTCGGCGCCACCCTGACCGGCCTGGTCCTCGTCATCGTCCTGCTCACCAAGTTCACCCACGGCGCCTGGCTGGTCGTCATCGCCATGCCGCTGCTCTTCCTCGGCATGAAGGCGGTCCGCCGCCACTACGACCAGGTCGCCCGGCAGGTCGCCATCGACCCCGGCGCCACCCCGCGCAGGCCCGCCCGCCACCACGTACTGGTCCTGGTCGCCGCCGTGCAGGCCCCGACGCTCAAGGCCATCGGCTACGCGCAGGGCCTGCGCCCGGACACCCTGACGGCGGTCACCGTCGCGGCGGACGAGCAGGAGGCGGCCCGGCTGCGCGAGGCGTGGGCCGCGCACGACACCGGCCTGCCGCTGAAGATCCTGCACTCGCCGTACCGCGAGGTGGTGGGCCCGATCCTGGCCCACGTCGAGGAACTGGCCGCCGGCTCCCGGACGGACATGCTCTCGGTGGTCATCCCCGAGTACGTGGTGGGCCACTGGTGGGAGCAGCCCCTGCACAACCAGAACGCCCTGCGGCTGAAGGCCCGGCTGCTCTTCACGCCGGGCGTCGCGGTGATCGACGTACCGTACCTCCTGGAGTCCGCGCGGCCCGCGGATCCGGCGCGGCGGGACGGGTAG
- a CDS encoding helix-turn-helix domain-containing protein, which produces MSRSDDVLKVHRLVHAGGSTALLEWLASHLGGWVGVVDAEAEHGPAPEAAVRGAAELGARGVRSAVLHGADRATLLFALDGRRVLAAVLEQPHHPGAPALLADAAVPLDLVLRAEEAGRREERVRRAEAQVREAVLHLLMNGQLSTAHQISATLGPELPDPMRMYVVECPPGRRGEVMRICRELTGGRAWIVRCPVYVRHLIVLAPPDPAAVPATGDPLAEALVAAAPECAVGVSGEAGLSEAPAAYTQAFHALAVARASGDGHARFGPGPELALAAYEAGVRWAEALLAPLHAHAPRRPQDPGAQELRATAHAWLNFTSRATRLLKIHRNTLTARLRLIEALLGLDLARLADQAALSLALRLTSETGAGAGPGAGAGAGTGDDASGAAPGLDDVLRDPRLTDWARTHLSALTGPDAPPGARDTVRAWLAHDAQLLPAAAALGVSVPGVRKRLTRIEALLERSLLQSPSARHDLWLAHRAEDLAGCHKPQKG; this is translated from the coding sequence GTGTCCCGGTCCGACGACGTCCTCAAGGTCCACCGGCTCGTCCACGCCGGGGGATCGACCGCACTGCTGGAGTGGCTCGCCTCCCATCTCGGCGGCTGGGTCGGGGTGGTGGACGCCGAAGCGGAGCACGGCCCGGCTCCCGAGGCCGCCGTGCGCGGCGCCGCCGAGCTGGGCGCCCGCGGCGTACGGTCCGCGGTCCTGCACGGCGCCGACCGCGCGACCCTGCTGTTCGCGCTGGACGGCCGGCGCGTGCTGGCCGCCGTATTGGAGCAGCCGCACCACCCCGGTGCGCCCGCACTCCTCGCGGACGCGGCCGTACCGCTGGACCTCGTGCTGCGCGCCGAGGAGGCCGGGCGGCGGGAGGAACGGGTCCGGCGCGCCGAAGCGCAGGTCCGCGAAGCCGTACTCCACCTGCTGATGAACGGCCAGCTGTCCACCGCCCACCAGATCTCCGCCACGCTGGGCCCCGAGCTGCCCGACCCGATGCGGATGTACGTCGTCGAGTGCCCGCCCGGACGGCGCGGCGAAGTCATGCGGATCTGCCGGGAACTGACGGGCGGCCGGGCCTGGATCGTGCGCTGTCCGGTCTACGTGCGCCACCTCATCGTGCTCGCCCCGCCCGACCCGGCCGCGGTGCCCGCCACCGGCGACCCCCTGGCCGAAGCGCTGGTGGCGGCGGCGCCGGAATGCGCCGTCGGGGTCAGCGGGGAGGCGGGCCTGAGCGAGGCGCCGGCCGCCTACACCCAGGCCTTCCACGCGCTGGCCGTCGCCCGGGCGAGCGGTGACGGGCACGCGCGGTTCGGGCCCGGACCCGAACTGGCCCTCGCCGCCTACGAGGCGGGGGTCCGCTGGGCCGAGGCCCTGCTCGCGCCCCTGCACGCGCACGCGCCCCGGCGCCCCCAGGACCCCGGCGCGCAGGAGCTGCGCGCCACCGCCCACGCCTGGCTGAACTTCACCTCGCGCGCCACCCGGCTGCTGAAGATCCACCGCAACACCCTGACGGCCCGGCTCCGCCTGATCGAGGCCCTGCTCGGCCTGGACCTCGCACGACTGGCGGACCAGGCGGCGCTCTCCCTCGCCCTGCGGCTCACGTCGGAGACCGGCGCCGGGGCCGGGCCGGGTGCGGGAGCCGGGGCGGGGACCGGCGACGACGCCTCCGGGGCCGCCCCCGGTCTCGACGACGTGCTGCGCGACCCACGCCTGACCGACTGGGCCCGTACCCATCTGAGCGCGCTGACCGGACCGGACGCCCCGCCGGGAGCCCGGGACACGGTCCGTGCCTGGCTGGCGCACGACGCCCAACTCCTCCCGGCGGCCGCGGCGCTGGGCGTCTCCGTCCCCGGCGTCCGCAAGCGGCTGACCCGGATCGAGGCACTGCTGGAGCGCTCCCTGCTGCAGTCCCCCAGTGCCCGCCACGACCTGTGGCTGGCACACCGGGCGGAGGACCTCGCCGGGTGTCACAAGCCTCAAAAGGGATGA
- a CDS encoding (2Fe-2S)-binding protein, translating into MPSHTFTVNGRAVTVDAPDDLPLLWVLRDMLGVRGPKYGCGVDVCKACTSHLDGADIRPCVVPVSACAGRTVTTIEGLADGDDLHPVQEAWLEQDVAQCGFCQPGQIMAAVALLKRTSEPTDEDIDAIANICRCGTYFRIREAIRSAARKM; encoded by the coding sequence GTGCCCTCGCACACCTTCACTGTCAACGGGCGCGCCGTCACCGTGGACGCGCCCGACGACCTGCCCCTGCTGTGGGTGCTCCGCGACATGCTGGGCGTCCGCGGCCCCAAGTACGGCTGCGGGGTGGACGTCTGCAAGGCCTGCACCAGCCACCTGGACGGCGCCGACATCCGTCCCTGCGTGGTGCCGGTCTCCGCGTGCGCCGGCCGGACGGTGACCACCATCGAGGGCCTGGCGGACGGGGACGACCTGCACCCCGTGCAGGAGGCCTGGCTCGAACAGGACGTCGCCCAGTGCGGCTTCTGCCAGCCCGGCCAGATCATGGCCGCCGTCGCCCTGCTGAAGCGCACGAGCGAGCCCACGGACGAGGACATCGACGCCATCGCCAACATCTGCCGCTGCGGCACCTACTTCCGCATCCGGGAGGCCATCCGCAGCGCGGCCCGCAAGATGTGA
- a CDS encoding xanthine dehydrogenase family protein molybdopterin-binding subunit, with amino-acid sequence MTGQNHAAGQSRRSFLTFLVAAPTLALVTRAGADALTPQPAHAVVPSLPAIADVIDLGDLFILAGAPTSALLALAVEADGTIRFRLPREEVGQGLTTAVAMLVAEELDAPLADVRVELDDARPELLFNQLTGSSNSIRSLYGPVRQCAATARARLVAAAAHRWKLTPAALTTSGGTVRAPDGRTADYGDLAAAAADPGLTVLGATPKKRAGHTLVGRPTGRVDARAMVTGALQYTLDLDVPGAKPCVVRRPPTLGGTVRTVTNLAAVRAMPGVLHVVTVPTGVAVVAETFGQAIDAKTALQVTWGPGPADQLSDDRIRAELRAATPPLLVPPLLTPYVDAEFDFAFVSHAPMETNSAVADVREDRAEIWSGLKSPIVARETIAAELGLPLSKVTVHVVQAGGSFGRRLFFDAALEAARISKACRRPVRLMWTRVDDTRHGRMRPATHHKIRATHLLGEVLSFEHRVAAAETDFRHGLGEIITATAASLPPGIGNATLAQTLFHTTVKSPYHFGLTTQALTEVPTGIPTGSWRSVYSANTRGAEEIVVDELAARTGRDPYRFRRTFLKTDAQRAVLDKVAEEGNWGRPMEAGRAQGIAFHEEYKSRTACLVEIDTRDRDHVRITKAVIAVDVGLPVNPRGLEAQMIGGLTDAISTTLRAGLHLDRGLPLEGSYSQFHWARQRDTPRDVRVFVLPATGEEPGGAGELGVPAAVGAIANAWARATGSKPRSFPLDFDVDFTPYPR; translated from the coding sequence ATGACCGGGCAGAACCACGCCGCGGGGCAGAGCCGCCGTTCCTTCCTCACCTTCCTCGTGGCCGCACCGACCCTGGCCCTGGTCACCCGGGCCGGCGCCGACGCGCTGACCCCGCAGCCCGCCCACGCCGTCGTGCCCTCCCTGCCGGCCATCGCCGACGTGATCGACCTGGGCGACCTGTTCATCCTGGCCGGCGCACCCACCTCGGCCCTGCTGGCGCTCGCCGTCGAGGCGGACGGCACCATCCGCTTCCGGCTTCCGCGCGAGGAGGTCGGCCAGGGCCTCACCACCGCCGTGGCCATGCTGGTCGCGGAGGAACTCGACGCGCCCCTGGCCGACGTACGCGTGGAACTGGACGACGCCCGGCCCGAGCTGCTCTTCAACCAGCTCACCGGTTCCTCCAACTCCATCCGCTCCCTCTACGGGCCGGTCCGCCAGTGCGCCGCCACCGCCCGGGCCCGCCTCGTCGCGGCCGCCGCCCACCGCTGGAAGCTGACCCCGGCCGCACTGACCACCTCCGGCGGCACCGTCCGCGCCCCCGACGGCCGCACCGCCGACTACGGCGACCTCGCCGCGGCCGCCGCCGACCCCGGGCTGACCGTCCTCGGCGCCACCCCCAAGAAGCGGGCCGGGCACACCCTCGTGGGCAGGCCGACCGGCCGCGTCGACGCCCGGGCCATGGTCACCGGCGCCCTGCAGTACACCCTCGACCTCGACGTGCCCGGCGCCAAACCCTGCGTCGTGCGCCGCCCGCCCACCCTCGGCGGCACGGTCCGCACCGTCACCAACCTCGCCGCCGTCCGGGCCATGCCGGGCGTCCTGCACGTGGTGACCGTCCCGACCGGGGTCGCCGTCGTCGCCGAGACCTTCGGCCAGGCCATCGACGCCAAGACGGCCCTCCAGGTCACCTGGGGCCCCGGGCCGGCCGATCAGCTGTCCGACGACCGGATCCGCGCCGAACTGCGCGCCGCCACACCACCGTTGCTGGTCCCGCCCCTCCTGACCCCGTACGTCGACGCCGAGTTCGACTTCGCCTTCGTCAGCCACGCCCCGATGGAGACCAACTCCGCCGTCGCCGACGTGCGCGAGGACCGGGCCGAGATCTGGTCCGGCCTCAAGTCCCCGATCGTGGCCCGCGAGACCATCGCCGCCGAGCTCGGCCTGCCGCTGTCCAAGGTCACGGTGCACGTGGTCCAGGCCGGCGGCTCCTTCGGCCGGCGGCTCTTCTTCGACGCCGCCCTGGAGGCCGCGCGCATCTCCAAGGCCTGCCGCCGCCCCGTCCGGCTCATGTGGACCCGCGTGGACGACACCCGGCACGGCCGGATGCGCCCCGCGACCCACCACAAGATCCGCGCCACCCACCTGCTGGGCGAGGTCCTCAGCTTCGAGCACCGCGTCGCCGCCGCCGAGACCGACTTCCGGCACGGGCTCGGCGAGATCATCACCGCCACCGCGGCCAGCCTGCCGCCCGGCATCGGCAACGCCACCCTCGCCCAGACCCTCTTCCACACCACGGTGAAGTCCCCGTACCACTTCGGCCTCACCACCCAGGCCCTCACCGAGGTGCCCACCGGGATCCCCACCGGCTCCTGGCGCTCGGTCTACTCCGCCAACACGCGCGGAGCCGAGGAGATCGTGGTCGACGAACTCGCCGCCCGGACGGGCCGGGACCCGTACCGGTTCCGGCGCACCTTCCTGAAGACCGACGCCCAGCGCGCCGTACTCGACAAGGTGGCCGAGGAGGGGAACTGGGGACGGCCGATGGAGGCCGGCCGCGCCCAGGGCATCGCCTTCCACGAGGAGTACAAGTCCCGCACCGCGTGCCTCGTCGAGATCGACACCCGTGACCGCGACCACGTCCGAATCACCAAGGCCGTCATCGCCGTGGACGTGGGCCTGCCGGTCAACCCGCGCGGCCTGGAGGCCCAGATGATCGGCGGACTCACCGACGCGATCTCCACCACCCTGCGCGCCGGGCTGCACCTCGACCGCGGGCTTCCGCTGGAGGGCAGCTACAGCCAGTTCCACTGGGCCAGGCAGCGCGACACCCCGCGCGACGTACGGGTCTTCGTGCTGCCGGCCACCGGCGAGGAGCCGGGTGGCGCGGGCGAGCTCGGCGTGCCCGCCGCCGTCGGCGCGATCGCCAACGCCTGGGCCAGGGCCACCGGTTCCAAACCACGCAGTTTCCCCCTCGACTTCGACGTCGACTTCACCCCCTACCCGCGCTAG